In Persicimonas caeni, a single window of DNA contains:
- a CDS encoding DUF6483 family protein, producing the protein MTDWQERELNTARHLVQQGSQALRQGQAQAAEGAFREAEAVLDMSESTPDGSLELRAQLYNELGVLYQRQNQIEQAESYHGKSLDICEQLLEKDVDFRSNAAATYLNLSSVIAAKGDLAEAKDLSERAIELITSVRAEGDESIDALAVGAHQNMSLLYARNERLDDAAEEMDEALEIARNMSDHGNPNGLPQAAQACQRLSVMLFEAGEHAKALEWGQKAEELSEDAYEIIGQNVLSIYVVSQINLISYNEQLGNFADAEDALWKGLEVSGNHPDILHRGVAFYENARKQADARLEEGNLPRDEVEEGYKDLQKIIDEMGGLPEPQQG; encoded by the coding sequence ATGACCGACTGGCAAGAACGCGAACTCAACACCGCACGTCATCTCGTCCAACAAGGCAGCCAAGCGCTGCGCCAGGGCCAAGCCCAGGCCGCCGAAGGCGCCTTCCGCGAGGCCGAGGCCGTGCTCGACATGTCCGAGTCGACACCCGACGGCTCGCTCGAGCTTCGCGCCCAGCTCTACAACGAGCTCGGCGTGCTCTATCAGCGCCAAAACCAGATCGAGCAGGCCGAGAGCTACCACGGCAAGTCGCTCGACATCTGCGAGCAGCTGCTCGAGAAGGACGTCGACTTTCGCTCGAACGCCGCGGCGACCTACTTGAACCTGTCGAGCGTCATCGCCGCCAAGGGCGACCTGGCCGAGGCCAAAGACCTCAGCGAGCGCGCCATCGAGCTGATCACCTCGGTGCGCGCCGAAGGCGACGAGAGCATCGACGCGTTGGCCGTGGGCGCCCACCAAAACATGTCGCTGTTGTACGCGCGTAACGAGCGCCTCGACGACGCCGCCGAGGAGATGGACGAGGCGCTCGAGATCGCCCGCAACATGTCCGACCACGGCAACCCCAACGGTCTGCCGCAAGCCGCTCAAGCTTGCCAGCGCCTCAGCGTCATGCTCTTCGAGGCCGGCGAGCACGCAAAGGCGCTCGAGTGGGGCCAAAAAGCCGAGGAGCTCTCGGAGGACGCCTACGAGATCATCGGCCAGAACGTCCTGTCCATCTACGTGGTCAGCCAGATCAACCTGATCTCGTACAACGAGCAGCTCGGCAATTTCGCCGACGCCGAGGACGCCCTTTGGAAAGGCCTCGAGGTCAGCGGCAACCACCCCGACATCCTGCACCGCGGCGTCGCCTTCTACGAGAACGCCCGCAAGCAGGCCGACGCGCGCCTCGAAGAAGGAAACCTTCCCCGCGACGAAGTCGAAGAGGGTTACAAGGACCTCCAGAAAATTATCGATGAGATGGGCGGACTGCCCGAGCCGCAGCAGGGATAG
- a CDS encoding bifunctional UDP-sugar hydrolase/5'-nucleotidase, translating to MNFEIKGKHIAAAVVLGVFFGVIKYQCDSVEPPEKVEAEAEEVVELTPEQRLASLEATGAVASAHQEAINASMREVNRRLHIAERQREQKAPAADEVDVLTILFSANIHGEREDCGCKRNPLGGLSRRQTLVELAREHDSKPTEKWWGSELPAPDAVFNVDAGDLLFKSTSLEHHPEEMQNKAREHARAVVAGLGAHAPDVVNVGELDLVFGLDTYRDYVAKASFPVVSANLYTKEGERPFDGHQVVSRDGKKVAFVGLLKPKSRVHEYYKKRELDVRDPQKAYVDELAKLPDDVDLVVMLSNLGMNDTTDLVETLVEEGARVDAAVVSNTNRLTRSPEWAAGVPVVEPLSRGKYFGRLDLRLGEEPGVAYANAVEDPRKVVQDYRRAWSSYFSAREQERNTAREIAELEREFASQKERARETDEKLARKEGGKDGEKEGGEGKGDAERFVDAAGAKAQSRIEFLKKKLPTLQKRVETTSKAVADQVAKLGTIDDMVAYGDGDDWASVRIVQVKLEIPQDRKVRRVLDRLSKGD from the coding sequence ATGAATTTTGAAATCAAGGGTAAGCATATCGCCGCGGCGGTGGTGCTCGGCGTTTTTTTCGGCGTGATCAAGTATCAGTGCGACTCGGTCGAGCCGCCCGAAAAGGTCGAGGCCGAGGCGGAAGAGGTCGTCGAGCTGACCCCCGAGCAACGCCTGGCGAGTCTCGAGGCGACGGGCGCGGTGGCGTCTGCGCACCAAGAGGCGATCAACGCGAGCATGCGTGAGGTCAACCGCCGGCTGCATATCGCGGAGCGCCAGCGCGAACAGAAGGCACCCGCGGCCGACGAGGTCGACGTCCTCACGATCCTCTTCAGCGCCAATATCCACGGCGAGCGCGAGGATTGCGGCTGCAAGCGCAACCCGCTGGGCGGGCTGAGCCGGCGCCAGACCCTCGTGGAGCTCGCTCGCGAGCACGACAGCAAGCCTACCGAGAAGTGGTGGGGCAGCGAGTTGCCCGCGCCCGACGCGGTCTTCAACGTCGACGCCGGCGATCTTCTCTTCAAGAGCACCTCGCTCGAGCACCACCCCGAGGAGATGCAGAACAAAGCGCGCGAGCATGCCAGAGCCGTCGTCGCCGGCCTGGGCGCGCACGCGCCGGACGTCGTCAACGTCGGCGAGCTCGACCTGGTCTTCGGCCTCGACACCTACCGCGACTACGTCGCGAAGGCCTCCTTTCCGGTCGTCTCGGCCAACCTCTACACCAAAGAAGGCGAGCGCCCGTTCGACGGGCACCAGGTGGTGAGCCGCGACGGCAAGAAGGTTGCCTTCGTGGGCCTGCTCAAGCCGAAGTCGCGCGTGCACGAGTACTACAAGAAGCGCGAGCTCGACGTACGTGACCCGCAGAAGGCCTACGTCGACGAACTCGCCAAGCTGCCCGACGACGTCGACCTGGTGGTCATGCTGAGCAATTTGGGGATGAATGACACGACCGACCTGGTCGAGACGTTGGTCGAGGAGGGCGCGCGCGTCGACGCGGCCGTCGTCTCCAATACCAATCGGTTGACGCGTTCACCGGAGTGGGCGGCGGGCGTGCCCGTCGTCGAGCCGCTCAGCCGCGGCAAGTATTTTGGCCGCCTCGACCTTCGCCTAGGCGAAGAGCCCGGCGTCGCGTACGCCAACGCGGTGGAAGATCCGCGCAAGGTCGTCCAGGATTACCGACGCGCGTGGTCGAGCTATTTCAGCGCGCGAGAGCAGGAGCGCAACACCGCCCGCGAGATCGCCGAGCTCGAACGGGAGTTCGCCTCGCAGAAGGAGCGCGCCCGCGAGACCGACGAGAAGCTCGCCCGGAAAGAGGGCGGTAAAGACGGCGAGAAAGAAGGCGGTGAAGGTAAAGGAGACGCCGAGAGGTTCGTCGACGCCGCCGGCGCCAAGGCTCAATCGCGCATCGAGTTCTTGAAGAAAAAGCTTCCCACCCTCCAAAAGCGCGTCGAGACGACCTCCAAGGCGGTCGCCGATCAGGTCGCCAAGCTCGGCACCATCGACGACATGGTCGCCTATGGCGACGGCGACGACTGGGCGAGCGTGCGCATTGTTCAAGTGAAGCTCGAGATTCCGCAGGACAGGAAGGTTCGGCGGGTTTTGGATAGGTTGAGTAAGGGGGACTAA
- a CDS encoding tetratricopeptide repeat protein has protein sequence MNTKVIQFLLPATLLLLASVGTGCVPMWTGDEMQQEIEAIKAEQNAMQENYDAEKTKLTEMIASARQDVVELKDVLKEARALLQRNNADLGVEIQKTREEMSELRGQIEQMEFKLAKLEQDLKLFKEDVDLRFADGSMSLPEEAVPLFEHGKKAYDAGKYRDARKAFEKFGEKFATHGKAAEAQYLLGMTFFNENQWVTSVFEFQKVVEKHGKSTRVDDATYHIGAALMKMGRCEQAKQWFQLVVDDYGNSEWASEARQKINAVKSGNCS, from the coding sequence ATGAACACGAAAGTGATCCAGTTTCTGCTACCGGCGACTCTCCTCTTGCTGGCTTCGGTCGGGACGGGCTGTGTGCCCATGTGGACCGGCGACGAGATGCAACAAGAGATCGAGGCCATCAAGGCCGAGCAAAACGCCATGCAGGAGAACTACGACGCCGAGAAGACCAAGCTGACCGAGATGATCGCCTCGGCTCGCCAGGACGTCGTCGAACTTAAAGATGTGCTCAAAGAGGCCAGGGCGCTGCTGCAGCGCAACAACGCCGATCTGGGTGTCGAGATTCAGAAGACCCGTGAGGAGATGTCCGAGCTTCGCGGCCAGATCGAGCAGATGGAGTTCAAGCTGGCCAAGCTCGAGCAAGACTTGAAGCTCTTCAAAGAGGACGTAGACCTTCGGTTTGCCGACGGTTCGATGAGCCTGCCCGAAGAGGCTGTGCCGTTATTCGAGCACGGAAAGAAAGCCTACGACGCCGGCAAGTACCGCGACGCGCGCAAGGCCTTCGAGAAATTCGGCGAGAAATTTGCCACCCACGGGAAGGCCGCCGAAGCGCAGTACCTGTTGGGGATGACCTTTTTCAACGAGAACCAGTGGGTCACATCGGTCTTCGAGTTCCAGAAAGTCGTCGAAAAGCACGGCAAATCAACGCGCGTCGACGACGCCACGTACCATATCGGCGCGGCGCTGATGAAGATGGGCCGATGCGAGCAGGCCAAGCAGTGGTTTCAACTCGTCGTCGACGACTACGGCAACTCCGAGTGGGCCTCCGAAGCCCGCCAGAAGATCAACGCGGTCAAGTCCGGCAACTGCAGTTAA
- a CDS encoding OmpA family protein codes for MVSTTLIPVCVSMAMTMGAASHTIRLDRCRSIASALMDTTKYFRGFDSRRCGNDGSRRGRSFVQALDCLITTAVPSLKARDDCYYLDFFRIFPRENGMLMMDWKRLLWGLNVLFLAGVLLAQTGCKPDYPKCETNDHCRESEQGQEEGKLYCVNGLCQECATDDHCGDPSLECNAGVCEKIPGYCTATADCPGNQKCRDNRCGPECMSNDDCEAGQICEGGSCVAEPECSTDADCEDGEMCQEGQCVERPAAECDLEPVYFGYDTASLSSDARDELLENAECIKEGNLTVRIEGYADERGTSEYNIALGERRAKSVQSYLENLGVSSGQLSIVSYGEERLASTCGEQGPDSCHRLNRRVEFDVQ; via the coding sequence ATGGTGTCGACGACGTTGATCCCCGTCTGCGTAAGCATGGCAATGACGATGGGGGCCGCCAGCCACACAATACGCTTGGATCGTTGCAGATCGATTGCGAGTGCGCTCATGGATACTACCAAGTACTTCAGGGGGTTCGACTCCCGCCGATGCGGGAACGATGGTTCTAGGCGAGGTCGCTCGTTTGTTCAAGCCCTTGACTGTCTGATCACGACTGCAGTACCGTCGCTCAAAGCTAGAGATGACTGTTACTATTTGGATTTTTTCCGGATTTTCCCTAGAGAAAACGGGATGCTAATGATGGATTGGAAACGACTGCTGTGGGGGCTCAACGTCTTGTTCTTGGCCGGCGTTCTGCTCGCCCAGACGGGCTGCAAGCCGGACTACCCAAAATGCGAGACGAACGACCATTGTCGTGAGAGCGAGCAGGGGCAAGAAGAAGGAAAGCTGTATTGCGTCAACGGTTTGTGCCAGGAGTGCGCGACCGACGACCACTGCGGCGACCCGTCGCTCGAGTGCAACGCCGGCGTCTGTGAGAAGATTCCGGGCTACTGCACCGCCACCGCCGACTGTCCGGGCAACCAGAAGTGTCGCGATAATCGTTGCGGGCCCGAGTGTATGTCGAACGACGACTGCGAAGCCGGCCAGATCTGCGAAGGTGGCAGCTGCGTGGCCGAGCCGGAGTGCTCGACCGACGCCGACTGCGAGGACGGCGAGATGTGCCAGGAAGGCCAGTGCGTCGAGCGCCCGGCCGCCGAGTGTGACCTCGAGCCGGTCTACTTCGGCTACGACACCGCCAGCTTGAGCAGCGACGCCCGCGACGAGTTGCTCGAGAACGCCGAGTGCATCAAAGAGGGGAACCTGACCGTGCGCATCGAGGGTTATGCCGACGAGCGCGGTACCTCCGAGTACAATATCGCCCTGGGTGAGCGGCGCGCCAAGAGCGTGCAGAGCTACCTGGAGAACCTGGGCGTCTCCTCGGGCCAGTTGAGCATCGTCTCCTACGGCGAAGAGCGCCTGGCGAGTACCTGCGGCGAGCAGGGCCCCGATAGCTGCCACCGACTCAACCGACGTGTCGAGTTCGACGTGCAGTAA
- a CDS encoding MATE family efflux transporter: MSALAIDLQRSKRIVWLAAPIVIAMLTQTGINVVDTIFVGKLDASYSIPGQAALGFSLPIFWTIGGFLAAIGVGTQAMTARRFGAGQHKRAGTVLANGIILSVVSSLVLTAVGWYAIPYFFRFLTSNEAVLALGIPYAQVRVLGVTGMVATTAYKGFFDGMGRTRVHMYACIVMNACNIVLNYSLIFGIGPIPAMHVTGAAIASVISTFIGLAIMVGWTFRDEFRSKFAFYRPSNFKPSVMWSMAKLSFPSGAAQIFVMAGVLMFLKIIALLDEEAVLNSLGNAEFYGAELTRGAPALHSAITHVREFAGRAFTVDWANTLMWSRPPVYTTAAKLIIDLLSIGFVTCIAFGQATATLVSQSMGEKNYAEAEAFGWDSVKLGMYFFGFVGLLVILFPEAFLDVLSDDEIVIQAAVPGLRIMASLEMFIAMALILTQALFGAGNTKFVMVAELILHGVCLVPLAYLFAVVFDWGFLGVWMSATVYVVALGMVMAWKFWEGSWKEIEV, from the coding sequence ATGAGCGCACTCGCAATCGATCTGCAACGATCCAAGCGTATTGTGTGGCTGGCGGCCCCCATCGTCATTGCCATGCTTACGCAGACGGGGATCAACGTCGTCGACACCATTTTCGTGGGCAAGCTCGACGCGAGCTACTCGATTCCCGGGCAAGCGGCGCTCGGCTTCAGCCTTCCGATCTTCTGGACCATCGGCGGGTTTCTGGCGGCCATCGGCGTCGGCACCCAGGCGATGACCGCGCGTCGCTTCGGCGCAGGCCAGCATAAACGCGCCGGCACCGTGCTCGCCAACGGCATCATCTTGTCGGTGGTCAGCTCGCTCGTCCTCACGGCCGTCGGCTGGTACGCCATCCCCTACTTCTTCCGCTTTCTGACGTCGAACGAAGCAGTGCTCGCCCTGGGAATCCCCTACGCGCAGGTACGCGTGCTCGGGGTCACCGGGATGGTGGCGACGACGGCCTATAAAGGCTTTTTCGACGGCATGGGCCGAACACGGGTGCACATGTACGCGTGCATCGTGATGAACGCGTGCAACATCGTGCTCAACTACTCCCTAATCTTCGGCATCGGACCGATTCCGGCAATGCACGTCACCGGCGCGGCCATCGCCAGCGTCATCTCGACGTTTATCGGCTTGGCCATCATGGTCGGCTGGACCTTCCGTGACGAGTTCCGCAGCAAGTTCGCGTTCTACCGCCCGTCGAATTTCAAGCCCTCGGTCATGTGGAGCATGGCCAAGCTGAGCTTCCCCAGCGGCGCCGCCCAGATCTTTGTGATGGCCGGCGTGCTCATGTTCCTCAAGATCATCGCGTTGCTCGACGAAGAGGCAGTGCTCAACTCGCTGGGCAACGCCGAGTTCTACGGTGCCGAGCTCACCCGCGGCGCCCCTGCCCTGCACTCGGCCATCACCCACGTGCGCGAGTTCGCCGGCCGGGCGTTCACCGTCGATTGGGCCAACACCCTGATGTGGAGCCGCCCGCCGGTCTACACCACCGCCGCCAAGCTCATCATCGACCTGCTCAGCATCGGCTTTGTGACCTGCATCGCCTTTGGCCAGGCCACCGCCACGCTGGTGTCGCAGTCGATGGGCGAGAAGAACTACGCCGAAGCCGAAGCCTTCGGCTGGGACTCGGTCAAGCTGGGCATGTACTTCTTCGGCTTCGTCGGCCTGCTTGTCATCCTCTTCCCCGAGGCGTTCCTCGACGTCCTGAGTGACGACGAAATCGTCATCCAAGCTGCCGTGCCGGGCCTGCGCATCATGGCCTCCCTCGAGATGTTCATCGCCATGGCGCTCATCTTGACCCAGGCGCTCTTCGGCGCAGGCAACACCAAGTTCGTCATGGTCGCCGAGCTCATCCTGCACGGCGTGTGCCTCGTGCCGCTTGCCTACCTGTTCGCGGTCGTCTTCGACTGGGGATTCTTGGGCGTGTGGATGTCGGCCACGGTCTACGTCGTGGCGCTGGGCATGGTCATGGCGTGGAAGTTTTGGGAGGGGAGTTGGAAGGAGATCGAGGTTTAA
- a CDS encoding Ig-like domain-containing protein: protein MSRLLPTARLASLMKAVVSMAAVFALSSCGEIEPEPPVDEDGEPIELPEPYDRWLEIVEISPAPGELALEPSIAVRFNDYIEDDSFRSYAFGALSSGGVVARGDADYVMTDKTVVWRPWRPLEPGLRYTFQTTGAVESATGSPFLQPAEWPAYVASRDQEPTSSTALPDARWDDVAPIFEGKCAECHRNPQAGLNPLTYESLQNAESQQTDLYLVRPADPADSYLMRKLLWDYADIEFVHQPPAWAGGEQLSREELLLIEGWIAGGARR from the coding sequence ATGAGCCGTCTCCTTCCGACAGCTCGTCTTGCTTCCTTGATGAAGGCCGTCGTCTCGATGGCGGCCGTCTTCGCGCTGAGCTCCTGCGGTGAAATCGAGCCGGAGCCGCCAGTCGACGAAGACGGTGAGCCCATCGAGCTTCCGGAGCCCTACGACCGCTGGCTCGAGATCGTCGAGATATCGCCGGCTCCCGGCGAGCTCGCCCTCGAGCCGTCCATCGCGGTCCGCTTCAACGACTACATCGAAGACGACTCGTTTCGCTCGTACGCCTTCGGAGCGCTCAGCTCCGGAGGCGTCGTCGCGCGTGGCGACGCCGACTACGTGATGACCGACAAGACGGTCGTGTGGCGGCCTTGGCGGCCGCTCGAGCCCGGTCTTCGCTACACCTTCCAGACCACCGGTGCGGTCGAGAGCGCCACCGGCTCGCCGTTTCTCCAGCCTGCCGAATGGCCGGCGTACGTGGCGAGCCGTGACCAGGAGCCCACGAGCTCCACGGCGCTGCCCGACGCTCGTTGGGACGACGTCGCCCCCATCTTCGAGGGGAAGTGCGCGGAGTGCCATCGCAACCCACAAGCAGGGCTCAACCCGCTGACCTACGAGAGCCTGCAGAACGCCGAGTCACAGCAGACCGACCTGTACCTGGTGCGGCCAGCCGATCCGGCCGACTCGTACCTGATGCGCAAATTGTTGTGGGACTACGCCGACATCGAATTCGTGCATCAGCCGCCGGCGTGGGCCGGCGGCGAGCAGTTGTCGCGCGAAGAACTGTTGCTGATTGAAGGTTGGATTGCGGGTGGGGCGCGGCGTTGA
- a CDS encoding DsbA family protein: MSNRLRRPLLVFVALLLLVPLGTGCKNSGSDASKEDGDTVEKQSAAVEPDKDEAVKDAPPTDLYPGMNFGALSAKERVQFVEIAKAEVCPCPDAAESLHQCLQHPKTACGLAQQVANLTAVGIRQGLNETDILDKVAEFTEAARKEYDFTLEGVPHKGPKDAPVKIVEFADFECPHCKSASQLMDQLAKKYPEKVAIYFKQFPLGSHGHSELAARAALAAHEQGKFWPMHDLLFKHQRSLSPEKIGTFARRIGLNTGKFTEDLQSQEIAQAVGTDRQEGERAGVTGTPALYINGRRYMGPTSMEALSQTVETKLAEGDKADGEKAGEKAKQEE, encoded by the coding sequence ATGTCGAACCGACTGCGCAGACCTTTGCTTGTCTTTGTCGCGTTGCTTTTGCTGGTGCCCCTGGGCACGGGGTGCAAGAACTCCGGCTCCGACGCGTCCAAAGAAGACGGCGACACCGTCGAGAAACAATCGGCGGCGGTCGAGCCCGACAAAGATGAAGCAGTCAAGGACGCGCCTCCCACCGACCTGTATCCCGGGATGAACTTCGGCGCGCTCAGCGCAAAAGAGCGCGTGCAGTTCGTCGAAATCGCCAAGGCCGAGGTCTGTCCGTGCCCCGACGCGGCCGAAAGCCTGCACCAGTGCCTGCAGCACCCGAAGACGGCGTGTGGCTTGGCCCAGCAGGTGGCCAACCTGACTGCCGTGGGCATCCGCCAAGGCCTCAACGAGACCGACATCCTCGACAAGGTCGCCGAGTTCACCGAAGCGGCGCGCAAAGAGTACGACTTCACCCTCGAGGGCGTGCCCCACAAGGGCCCGAAAGACGCGCCGGTCAAGATCGTCGAGTTCGCCGACTTCGAGTGCCCGCACTGCAAATCCGCTTCGCAGCTGATGGACCAGCTGGCCAAGAAGTACCCCGAGAAGGTCGCCATCTACTTCAAGCAGTTCCCGCTGGGCAGCCACGGTCACTCCGAGCTCGCCGCGCGCGCTGCGCTGGCCGCCCACGAGCAGGGCAAGTTCTGGCCGATGCACGACCTGCTGTTCAAACACCAACGCTCTCTGAGCCCCGAAAAGATCGGCACCTTCGCGCGTCGTATCGGCCTGAACACCGGCAAGTTCACCGAGGACCTGCAGAGTCAGGAGATCGCGCAGGCCGTCGGGACGGACCGTCAGGAAGGCGAGCGCGCCGGAGTGACCGGCACGCCGGCGCTCTACATCAACGGGCGCCGCTACATGGGGCCGACCAGCATGGAGGCGCTCTCTCAGACCGTCGAGACGAAGCTCGCCGAGGGCGACAAAGCTGACGGTGAGAAGGCCGGCGAGAAGGCCAAGCAGGAGGAATGA
- the thrS gene encoding threonine--tRNA ligase, which produces MADAPKRGAQDKDLLYRVRHSTAHIMATAIQQMFPDAKFAIGPPIADGFYYDFELPRPISTDDFGQIEGRMTQIVKQNQEFEREEWTKEEAREFFKDQPYKLELIDRIEDEKVSIYKNGPFTDLCAGPHVESTGACEHFKLKKVAGAYWKGDENQPMLQRIYGTAFPTEEELEEHLYMIEEAKRRDHRKLGRQLGLFDFDRLSPGSVFWRPKGWQMYRKIQGFFRELEEKNGYVEIMHPLIYNKELFEQSGHWEHYKDNMFTFESHDQTYGLKPMNCPDTMLFFKSDKRSYRELPMRVAEFGTLHRNELPGVLSGATRVRQFCQDDAHIFVTEDQVEDEISLLLEMVDETYGLFDMDYEIELSTRPEKFMGDPALWDEAEASLKSALEANGRDYKIHEGDGAFYGPKIDFQVRDSLGRSWQCATIQLDFQLPRRFELGYTDADNTEKTPIVIHRALAGSLERFIGILVEHLAGVFPTWLAPTQVKIMTITDEQDDYAWNVAKLLKDAGVRVEVDDRSEKIGFKIREAETQKIPYMLVIGGREEEEGTVAVRSYSEGRRGKMTPEEVRDEIVEKVENRTLDVEIQRSGLATEAREEEGMGQDMVDRGY; this is translated from the coding sequence ATGGCCGACGCACCCAAACGAGGAGCCCAAGACAAGGACTTGCTTTACCGCGTCCGGCACTCGACCGCCCACATCATGGCCACGGCGATCCAGCAGATGTTCCCCGACGCGAAGTTCGCCATCGGACCGCCCATCGCCGACGGGTTCTATTACGACTTCGAGCTTCCACGCCCCATCTCGACCGACGACTTCGGCCAGATCGAAGGCCGCATGACCCAGATCGTCAAGCAGAACCAAGAATTCGAGCGTGAGGAGTGGACGAAGGAAGAGGCGCGCGAGTTCTTCAAAGACCAGCCCTACAAGCTCGAGCTGATCGACCGCATCGAAGACGAGAAGGTCTCGATCTACAAAAACGGACCGTTCACCGACCTTTGCGCCGGCCCGCACGTCGAGTCGACTGGCGCCTGTGAGCACTTCAAGCTCAAGAAGGTCGCCGGCGCCTACTGGAAAGGCGACGAGAACCAGCCGATGCTCCAGCGCATCTACGGCACAGCCTTCCCGACTGAAGAGGAGCTCGAGGAGCACCTCTACATGATCGAAGAGGCCAAGCGGCGCGACCACCGAAAGCTCGGCCGCCAGCTCGGCCTGTTCGACTTCGACCGGCTCTCGCCCGGTTCGGTCTTCTGGCGCCCCAAGGGCTGGCAGATGTACCGCAAGATTCAGGGCTTCTTCCGCGAGCTCGAAGAAAAGAACGGCTACGTCGAGATCATGCACCCGCTGATCTACAACAAGGAGCTCTTCGAGCAGTCGGGCCACTGGGAGCACTACAAGGACAACATGTTCACCTTCGAGTCCCACGATCAGACGTACGGACTCAAGCCGATGAACTGCCCGGACACGATGCTCTTCTTCAAGAGCGACAAGCGCTCGTACCGCGAGCTGCCGATGCGCGTCGCCGAGTTCGGCACGCTGCACCGAAATGAGCTGCCGGGCGTGCTCTCCGGGGCCACCCGCGTGCGCCAGTTCTGCCAGGACGACGCCCACATCTTCGTGACCGAAGACCAGGTCGAAGACGAGATTTCGCTCCTGCTCGAGATGGTCGACGAGACCTACGGGCTCTTCGACATGGACTACGAGATCGAGCTGTCGACTCGCCCCGAGAAATTCATGGGCGACCCGGCGCTGTGGGACGAGGCCGAGGCCTCGCTCAAGAGCGCGCTGGAGGCGAACGGGCGCGACTACAAGATCCACGAAGGCGACGGCGCCTTCTACGGCCCCAAGATCGACTTCCAGGTGCGCGACAGCCTTGGACGCTCGTGGCAGTGTGCCACCATCCAACTCGACTTCCAGCTGCCCCGTCGCTTCGAGCTCGGCTACACCGACGCCGACAACACCGAGAAGACCCCGATCGTCATCCACCGCGCCCTGGCCGGCAGCCTCGAGCGCTTCATCGGCATCCTCGTGGAGCACTTGGCCGGCGTCTTCCCGACCTGGCTCGCGCCCACGCAGGTCAAGATCATGACGATCACCGACGAACAGGACGACTACGCCTGGAACGTCGCCAAGCTTCTCAAGGACGCAGGCGTGCGCGTCGAGGTCGACGACCGCAGCGAGAAGATCGGCTTCAAGATTCGCGAAGCCGAGACCCAGAAGATCCCGTACATGCTCGTCATCGGCGGTCGTGAAGAAGAAGAAGGCACTGTCGCCGTGCGCAGCTACTCCGAAGGCCGCCGCGGCAAGATGACCCCCGAGGAAGTGCGCGACGAGATCGTCGAGAAGGTCGAGAACCGCACCCTCGACGTCGAGATCCAGCGCTCCGGCCTGGCCACCGAAGCCCGCGAGGAAGAAGGCATGGGCCAAGACATGGTCGATCGCGGGTATTGA
- the tadA gene encoding tRNA adenosine(34) deaminase TadA, producing MPSGISFFSQTDQTIVASDEEFMALAIAEAKKAWDIGEVPVGSVVVCDGQVVSTGFNRRETWQDPTAHAELIAMRRAADKLGSWRLVDCTVYVTLEPCPMCAGTMVNARVKRVVYGARDPKAGAARTLFALLEDPRLNHRVEVRELCRAEECGKLLTDFFEEIRQRRKADGD from the coding sequence ATGCCTTCGGGCATTTCCTTTTTTTCGCAGACCGACCAAACGATCGTGGCTAGTGACGAAGAATTCATGGCGCTCGCGATCGCCGAGGCCAAAAAGGCTTGGGATATCGGCGAAGTACCTGTCGGTTCCGTTGTCGTCTGCGACGGTCAGGTGGTCTCGACCGGTTTTAACCGCCGAGAGACTTGGCAGGACCCCACGGCTCACGCCGAGTTGATCGCCATGAGGCGCGCCGCCGATAAACTCGGCTCTTGGCGCCTGGTCGATTGCACGGTGTATGTGACGCTCGAGCCGTGTCCGATGTGCGCCGGCACGATGGTCAACGCGCGAGTCAAGCGTGTCGTCTACGGTGCCCGCGACCCCAAAGCCGGGGCAGCCAGGACGCTGTTTGCGCTTCTGGAAGATCCCAGGCTCAATCATCGGGTCGAGGTCCGCGAGCTTTGCCGCGCCGAGGAATGTGGCAAGCTTCTGACTGATTTCTTTGAAGAGATTCGCCAACGCCGCAAGGCCGACGGCGACTAG